A single region of the Syngnathoides biaculeatus isolate LvHL_M chromosome 17, ASM1980259v1, whole genome shotgun sequence genome encodes:
- the LOC133491150 gene encoding bone morphogenetic protein 10-like, producing MTFVSEILSLSFLLVTLTALSSGGPVRPPESRPRRHKPVRDARDIALLDPQDFLSHFLSTLNLTGQRKLAPGPRASPEEPPEFMLELFERFANDRAAVPSANIVRSFKNEDSSPSGVTAGGARRHPLLFNISLPRHEHVATAELRLFTLVQRAQRPSAGLECKVTVYKVHDGVVWTREVGKEVRRRDQEEESKDPEELVTKYIHAKDSSWVSLDMTHAVALWRKYGHAMHKLEVRVAILGPEEAVTWDQGEVSVDIGRSVEGKHNAMMIVYSDNANATDNAHGGDRPEDGEPRPLRPFADRDRDGPEPVREAPARTRRGVKGESCKRTPLFVDFKDIGWDTWIIQPLGYEAYMCNGVCGPPMTSEVSPTKHAIVQTLLSVKSPKRASRACCVPTKLEPISVLYHDNGVITFNPSYEGMVVSECGCR from the exons ATGACCTTCGTATCCGAGATCCTCTCCTTGAGTTTCCTTCTCGTCACGTTGACCGCTCTGAGCTCGGGCGGTCCCGTCAGGCCTCCCGAGAGTCGTCCCCGCAGGCATAAACCCGTCCGGGATGCGCGCGACATTGCGCTGCTTGACCCGCAAGACTTTCTCAGCCACTTTCTGTCCACGCTGAACCTCACGGGGCAGAGGAAACTGGCACCCGGGCCCCGAGCCTCCCCGGAGGAGCCGCCAGAGTTTATGCTGGAACTCTTCGAGCGATTCGCCAACGATCGCGCCGCCGTGCCCTCGGCCAACATTGTGCGCAGTTTCAAGAACGAAG ATTCTTCCCCCTCTGGAGTGACAGCCGGCGGCGCGAGGAGACATCCCTTACTCTTCAACATCTCCTTGCCCCGCCACGAGCACGTCGCCACAGCCGAGCTTCGCCTTTTCACTCTCGTCCAGAGGGCCCAAAGACCCTCTGCCGGCCTAGAGTGCAAGGTCACCGTTTACAAAGTGCACGACGGCGTGGTTTGGACCAGGGAGGTCGGGAAAGAGGTGAGAAGGCGGGATCAAGAGGAGGAGTCCAAGGACCCGGAGGAACTGGTTACCAAGTACATCCACGCCAAAGATAGCAGCTGGGTGTCCTTGGATATGACTCACGCGGTCGCACTCTGGCGGAAGTACGGCCACGCGATGCACAAACTGGAGGTCCGTGTCGCGATCCTGGGGCCCGAGGAGGCGGTCACGTGGGACCAGGGCGAGGTCTCTGTTGACATCGGGCGAAGCGTGGAAGGAAAACACAACGCGATGATGATCGTCTACTCGGACAATGCGAACGCGACCGACAACGCGCACGGGGGGGACCGCCCCGAGGACGGCGAGCCGAGGCCGCTCCGGCCGTTTGCCGACCGCGACCGGGACGGGCCCGAGCCCGTCCGCGAAGCCCCCGCTCGGACCCGCCGCGGCGTCAAGGGCGAATCCTGCAAGAGAACTCCGCTGTTTGTGGATTTTAAAGACATCGGCTGGGACACGTGGATCATCCAGCCGCTGGGCTACGAGGCCTACATGTGCAACGGCGTGTGCGGCCCGCCCATGACCTCCGAGGTCTCGCCCACCAAACACGCCATCGTCCAGACGCTGCTGAGCGTTAAGAGTCCGAAGAGGGCATCGCGTGCCTGCTGTGTACCCACTAAGCTGGAGCCCATTTCGGTCCTTTATCACGATAACGGGGTGATCACCTTCAACCCCAGTTATGAGGGCATGGTCGTGTCAGAGTGTGGCTGCAGATAG